A window of the Halichoerus grypus chromosome 2, mHalGry1.hap1.1, whole genome shotgun sequence genome harbors these coding sequences:
- the MIS12 gene encoding protein MIS12 homolog — protein MSVDPMTYEAQFFGFTPQTCMLRIYIAFQDYLFEVMQAVEQVILKKLDDIPGCEISPVQIRKCTEKFLGFMKGRFDSLFGKMEQLFLQLILRIPPNILLPEDKPQEMHPCTEEEFHLLQKEIEQLQEKYKTELCAKQALLAELEEQKIVQAKLKQTLALFDELENAGRDHGTSDFRESLVFLVQNSRKLQTIRDNVEREGKRMKIS, from the coding sequence ATGTCCGTGGATCCAATGACCTACGAGGCCCAGTTCTTTGGCTTCACGCCACAAACCTGCATGCTGAGGATCTACATCGCATTTCAGGACTACTTGTTTGAAGTGATGCAGGCCGTTGAGCAGGTTATTCTGAAGAAGCTGGATGACATCCCGGGCTGTGAGATTAGCCCCGTCCAGATTCGTAAATGCACAGAGAAGTTTCTTGGCTTCATGAAGGGACGTTTCGATAGCCTTTTTGGCAAAATGGAGCAGCTGTTTTTACAGTTGATCCTGCGTATTCCCCCAAACATCTTGCTTCCGGAAGATAAGCCTCAGGAGATGCACCCCTGTACTGAGGAAGAATTCCATCTTCTCCAGAAAGAAATCGAACAGCTACAAGAGAAATATAAGACTGAATTATGCGCTAAGCAGGCCCTTCTCGCAGAATTGGAGGAACAAAAAATTGTTCAGGCCAAACTTAAGCAGACATTGGCTTTGTTTGATGAGCTTGAAAATGCCGGCAGAGATCACGGGACTAGTGATTTTAGGGAGAGCTTGGTGTTCCTGGTCCAGAACTCCAGAAAACTCCAGACTATTAGGGACAACGTGGAACGGgaaggcaaaagaatgaagatatCTTAA